Below is a window of Lentimicrobium sp. L6 DNA.
TTGATTTTTTGAAGTAATAATACTCACCTGGTCACCATTACGAAGCACATGCTTTATGGGGACTACTTTTCCATTGACTTGGGCATTGATACACTTATTTCCCACTTCACTATGTATGGAATAGGCAAAATCCAATACCGTAGCTCCATATTTTAGTTTTTTTAAATCACCACCAGGTGTAAAAACAAAAACCTCGTTAGTAAATTTATCAGGCTGAATTTGACCTGAATCTTTAATCTTAGATTCATCACCAATAGCTTTTCTAATTTCACTCAACCAGAAATCAATGCCTTGACTTCCCTTGCCTCCTTTATAGCGCCAATGGGCCGCCATACCGTTTTCCGCTTCCTCATCCATCCTAGCAGTGCGAATCTGTACTTCTGTCCATCTGCCATCCTCATCTTTTACCGTGGTATGCAAACTCTCATAGCCAGATCCTTTTGGCATAGTAATCCAATCCCGCATTCTACTCAAACTAGATTCATAAAGATTGGTCACAATCGAATAAGCATGCCAACAAGTTTCTTTTTCCTTCTCCTTATCACTATCCAGTATTAATCGAATAGCCCACAAATCATAAACCTTTTCAAAAGGGATATTTTGCTTCTGCATCTTAGTATAGATAGAGTTGATGGACTTAAGCCTGCTTTTAATCTTGTACTGCAAACCTTGTGCATTCATTTCCATAATTAATGGAGCAATAAATTTATTGATGATTTTATTCCTCTCTTTTTCACTTTCTGCAAGTTTGGTTTTAATGCTATCGTATATTTCAGGTTCTTGTATACTCAAAACCAAATCTTCCATTTCCGATTTAATCACATAGAAACCCAGCCGATGTGCAATGGGAATAAAAACAGTAATGGCTCCATTGAGCACCTGAACCTTTTGCTCAAAGGATTGGATTTTTTCATAATTCCGGAGGAGGTAATGACTAGCCGATAGCAAAATCAAAAGAGAACGAGTATCTCGAGCAAGACTGAGCACCAATTGTCTTTGCATATCGGCTTGTCCTAGTGCTTTATCATGCTTTACGGCTCTTACCTTTTGAACTCCTTCTAAAATCCGATGGATTTCTTCTCCATAATTATCTTTAACTTCCTTTGGTGGTTCTTTATAAGGATAGATAAATGCAAGAGTGGCTGCAGTAAATACATTACTCTGTGTTTTTAAATTTGTTTGTAAAATTGATTTCATTCCAAGCATGAGTTCCATGTTTGGAATTCCTTGATAAATATCTGAAGCGACTTTTTTTTGATCAAATTCTTTCAGTACTTTCTTGTATAAAGTGGCCCCTTTTTCATCTGCTACTTTATCTATATAATTGATAAAAGGTTCTAATCTTTTCATTGGTATTCATTTTTAGTAGTAAAATGCAAAAGCATCAATACTCAACTTATTCTCT
It encodes the following:
- a CDS encoding bifunctional (p)ppGpp synthetase/guanosine-3',5'-bis(diphosphate) 3'-pyrophosphohydrolase: MKRLEPFINYIDKVADEKGATLYKKVLKEFDQKKVASDIYQGIPNMELMLGMKSILQTNLKTQSNVFTAATLAFIYPYKEPPKEVKDNYGEEIHRILEGVQKVRAVKHDKALGQADMQRQLVLSLARDTRSLLILLSASHYLLRNYEKIQSFEQKVQVLNGAITVFIPIAHRLGFYVIKSEMEDLVLSIQEPEIYDSIKTKLAESEKERNKIINKFIAPLIMEMNAQGLQYKIKSRLKSINSIYTKMQKQNIPFEKVYDLWAIRLILDSDKEKEKETCWHAYSIVTNLYESSLSRMRDWITMPKGSGYESLHTTVKDEDGRWTEVQIRTARMDEEAENGMAAHWRYKGGKGSQGIDFWLSEIRKAIGDESKIKDSGQIQPDKFTNEVFVFTPGGDLKKLKYGATVLDFAYSIHSEVGNKCINAQVNGKVVPIKHVLRNGDQVSIITSKNQKPSVDWINFVASSRTKTKIRKALDVQRTIDIKRGKEILERKFKNWKLDFNQNVIDELVHKLKLREHYELFQNIALEKIDPLDLKKLIQEEENEEDKHITTSFDSINDSLHEVEEDELESSHQDVLVIDKIDGINFQLAKCCSPIQGDKIFGFVTVTKGISVHRNTCPNAAEMRKRYPYRIIEAKWRANNKKVNFKTSISILGTDTMGQANRITQVISNEMKVNIISMNFISKGGLFEGKVGLLVQDSQHLEALLEKLKSINGINQVFRLDS